The following are encoded in a window of Kitasatospora sp. NBC_01250 genomic DNA:
- a CDS encoding NAD(P)/FAD-dependent oxidoreductase, with protein sequence MKIMITLPVADMTKSDFLRLGNIVHRPDLAGRSEEHLLEELAAHGADGLITARRPAPETLAAWRRSGPGRRFLAYTIGIPPRDAPDDLAELQLTGGDLAAVGDALRWIERQSTLGRLPHPPHGSRPVDPPRSRDVVLIGAGIVNLITALALLEDGFRITVLDGSPAPSEKDWQAYGCTHAGDDARMFTLTEMDDYSNQDPFGRPLDLFRVPVDRCGWRAYGDRPLSPAEQDFLRDYERIPSWLARGYNDDIFGFAAEALDGWRTLQREHPELFAESALTHGILRLYGDRDHLAASLERHRRIGALQRELTNHQLVAEYPGLAHAIGEGELAGGFLALGFTVNVHKFCRALIERLESLGAVFQWDTTVAGVQRDARGTVTGLDAGRELPPGAHVVASPGAYGHAVLAGSACEAKIHGVLGGWSRISNASVGLSQSLKVARKGHVTEDANITVAVDGDGRDVLIVGSGYGYLGEAVEEPDQAQLDTIRLGIADTITRLFPGHGPLPASADPADNYGFKYCVRPWTATSLGLYHAEATAWGSEFVINGGHNTGGFAQSPAVAGAVLATLRGEHHPMHALYHPRRLAAFADDRRS encoded by the coding sequence ATGAAAATCATGATCACCTTGCCGGTCGCCGACATGACGAAGTCGGATTTCCTCCGGCTCGGGAACATCGTCCACCGCCCCGATCTCGCCGGCCGGTCGGAGGAGCACCTGCTGGAAGAGCTCGCCGCCCACGGCGCCGACGGGCTGATCACCGCCAGGCGGCCGGCGCCGGAGACGCTGGCCGCCTGGCGGCGAAGCGGCCCGGGGCGGCGGTTCCTCGCCTACACGATCGGCATCCCACCCCGCGACGCCCCGGACGACCTGGCCGAACTCCAGCTCACCGGGGGAGACTTGGCGGCCGTCGGGGACGCCCTGCGCTGGATCGAGCGGCAGAGCACCCTCGGCCGGCTGCCCCACCCACCGCACGGAAGCCGCCCGGTCGACCCGCCGCGATCGCGGGACGTGGTGCTGATCGGGGCGGGGATCGTCAACCTGATCACCGCGCTCGCCCTGCTGGAGGACGGCTTCCGGATCACCGTCCTGGACGGCTCGCCGGCCCCCAGCGAGAAGGACTGGCAGGCCTACGGCTGCACCCACGCGGGCGACGACGCACGGATGTTCACGCTCACCGAGATGGACGACTACAGCAACCAGGACCCCTTCGGCCGGCCACTGGACCTCTTCCGGGTCCCGGTCGACCGGTGCGGCTGGCGGGCGTACGGCGACCGGCCGCTCTCCCCCGCCGAGCAGGACTTCCTGCGCGACTACGAGCGGATCCCCTCCTGGCTCGCCCGCGGCTACAACGACGACATCTTCGGCTTCGCGGCCGAGGCGCTGGACGGCTGGCGCACCCTGCAGCGCGAACACCCGGAGCTGTTCGCCGAGTCGGCGCTGACGCACGGCATCCTGCGGCTGTACGGCGACCGGGACCACCTGGCGGCCTCCCTGGAACGGCACCGGCGGATCGGCGCGCTGCAGCGGGAGCTGACGAACCATCAGCTCGTCGCCGAGTACCCCGGCCTCGCACACGCCATCGGCGAGGGCGAACTGGCAGGCGGCTTCCTGGCGTTGGGCTTCACCGTGAACGTCCACAAGTTCTGCCGGGCGCTCATCGAACGGCTGGAGTCGCTGGGGGCCGTCTTCCAGTGGGACACCACGGTCGCGGGCGTGCAGCGGGACGCCCGCGGCACCGTCACCGGCCTCGACGCCGGCCGCGAACTGCCGCCCGGCGCCCATGTCGTGGCCTCCCCCGGCGCCTACGGTCACGCCGTGCTGGCCGGCTCGGCCTGCGAGGCGAAGATCCACGGCGTGCTGGGCGGCTGGAGCCGGATCAGCAACGCCTCGGTGGGGCTGTCCCAGTCGCTCAAGGTGGCCCGCAAGGGGCACGTGACCGAGGACGCGAACATCACCGTCGCGGTGGACGGCGACGGCCGCGACGTGCTGATCGTCGGTTCGGGCTACGGCTACCTCGGGGAGGCCGTCGAGGAGCCCGACCAGGCGCAGCTCGACACGATCCGGCTCGGCATCGCCGACACGATCACCCGGCTCTTCCCCGGGCACGGCCCGCTGCCGGCGTCCGCGGACCCGGCGGACAACTACGGCTTCAAGTACTGCGTACGCCCGTGGACCGCCACCTCGCTCGGCCTCTACCACGCCGAAGCCACTGCCTGGGGCAGCGAGTTCGTCATCAACGGCGGCCACAACACCGGCGGGTTCGCGCAGTCGCCCGCGGTCGCCGGCGCCGTGCTGGCCACCCTGCGCGGCGAGCACCACCCCATGCACGCGCTCTACCACCCGCGGCGCCTGGCGGCGTTCGCCGACGACCGAAGGAGCTGA
- the pntB gene encoding Re/Si-specific NAD(P)(+) transhydrogenase subunit beta: MTATTASHAADLVAALLFILSLAGLSQHRTSRAGVGYGIAGMALALVATVVVAAQSITAGAVVLIVLAMALGGALGLWRARQVEMTQMPELIAVLHSFVGLAAVLVGWDSYLEVESHGSAQTRIAADLLGIHHAEVFIGIFIGAVTFTGSIVAFLKLSARIASRPLTLPGKNALNAGALVAFAALTIWFTVSPGLGLMIMVTLLALALGWHLVASIGGGDMPVVVSMLNSYSGWAAAAAGFLLDNNLLIVTGALVGSSGAYLSYIMCKAMNRSFLSVIAGGFGIEAPSTGDAEQGEHREIRAQEAAELLARASSVVITPGYGMAVAQAQHPVAELTRRLRERGVAVRFGVHPVAGRLPGHMNVLLAEAKVPYDIVLEMDEINDDLAATSVVLVIGANDTVNPAATDDPSSPIAGMPVLRVWEAEQVVVFKRSMASGYAGVQNPLFFRENSSMLFGDAKQSVEDILQALAAVPEPVAAR, from the coding sequence ATGACCGCCACGACAGCCTCGCACGCCGCGGACCTGGTCGCCGCCCTGTTGTTCATCCTCAGCCTGGCCGGGCTCTCCCAGCACCGCACCTCGCGGGCCGGGGTCGGCTACGGCATCGCCGGCATGGCCCTGGCCCTGGTCGCCACCGTCGTGGTGGCCGCCCAGAGCATCACGGCCGGTGCGGTCGTGCTGATCGTCCTCGCGATGGCCCTGGGCGGCGCGCTCGGCCTGTGGCGGGCGCGCCAGGTCGAGATGACGCAGATGCCCGAACTCATCGCCGTCCTGCACAGTTTCGTCGGCCTGGCCGCGGTGCTGGTCGGCTGGGACAGCTACCTGGAGGTCGAGTCGCACGGGTCGGCACAGACCCGCATCGCCGCCGACCTGCTGGGCATCCACCACGCCGAGGTGTTCATCGGCATCTTCATCGGCGCCGTCACCTTCACCGGCTCCATCGTCGCCTTCCTCAAGCTCTCCGCCAGGATCGCCTCGCGCCCCCTGACGCTGCCCGGCAAGAACGCGCTCAACGCCGGTGCGCTCGTCGCCTTCGCGGCGCTGACGATCTGGTTCACCGTCAGCCCCGGCCTCGGCCTGATGATCATGGTCACCCTGCTCGCGCTCGCCCTGGGCTGGCACCTGGTCGCCTCGATCGGCGGCGGGGACATGCCCGTGGTCGTCTCGATGCTCAACAGCTACTCCGGCTGGGCGGCGGCTGCCGCCGGGTTCCTGCTCGACAACAACCTGCTCATCGTCACCGGCGCGCTGGTCGGCTCCTCGGGTGCCTACCTCTCCTACATCATGTGCAAGGCGATGAACCGCTCCTTCCTGTCCGTCATCGCGGGCGGCTTCGGCATCGAGGCCCCCTCGACCGGCGACGCCGAACAGGGCGAGCACCGCGAGATCCGCGCCCAGGAGGCGGCCGAACTGCTCGCCCGGGCAAGCTCGGTGGTCATCACCCCGGGCTACGGCATGGCGGTGGCGCAGGCCCAGCACCCGGTCGCCGAGCTGACCCGCCGGCTGCGCGAGCGCGGCGTCGCGGTCCGCTTCGGCGTCCACCCCGTCGCCGGCCGGCTGCCCGGGCACATGAACGTGCTGCTGGCCGAGGCGAAGGTGCCCTATGACATCGTGCTGGAGATGGACGAGATCAACGACGACCTCGCCGCCACCTCGGTCGTCCTGGTCATCGGCGCCAACGACACCGTCAACCCCGCCGCCACCGACGACCCGTCCAGCCCGATCGCCGGCATGCCGGTGCTGCGCGTCTGGGAGGCCGAACAGGTCGTCGTCTTCAAGCGGTCGATGGCCTCCGGCTACGCGGGAGTCCAGAACCCGCTGTTCTTCCGGGAGAACAGCAGCATGCTCTTCGGCGACGCGAAGCAGAGCGTCGAGGACATCCTCCAGGCCCTGGCCGCCGTCCCGGAGCCGGTCGCGGCGCGGTAG
- a CDS encoding Re/Si-specific NAD(P)(+) transhydrogenase subunit alpha yields MSADGSTHHPPQRIGVVAESAPGETRVAATPSTVRGLLALGYEVVVEPGAGAGSGFTDEAYAEAGASTGDAWAADAVLKVNAPSTEEIARLGDGATLVGLLAPAQRPDLLAALTARQVTALSLDAVPRISRAQSMDVLSSMANIAGYRAVIEAAHVFGRFFTGQVTAAGKVPPAKVLVAGAGVAGLAAIGAASSLGAIVRATDPRPEVADQVKSLGGEYLAVQVAQEASTDGYAKATSADYDRAAAELYHEQAREVDIVITTALIPGRPAPRLLTAADVAVMKPGSVIVDMAAVQGGNVEGTVPGRVVVTDNGVTIIGYTDLAARLPAQASQLFGTNLVNLLKLLTPGKDGRLVIDFDDVVQRAVTVVRAGETTWPPPPVAVSAAPAAQPTVAVPAPAAPKPPRLTPAARFGLIGAGMLALFAVVAWAPAQLAENFTVFALAVVIGYYVIGKVHHALHTPLMSVTNAISGIVVIGALLQIGHESVLVTVLSCVAILLTSVNIFGGFAVTRRMLNMFSTFSTDPERR; encoded by the coding sequence ATGTCTGCAGACGGCTCCACGCACCACCCCCCGCAGCGCATCGGTGTGGTCGCCGAGTCCGCCCCTGGCGAGACCCGTGTCGCGGCCACCCCGTCGACCGTGCGCGGGTTGCTCGCGCTCGGCTACGAGGTCGTCGTCGAACCCGGGGCCGGCGCCGGCTCGGGCTTCACCGACGAGGCCTACGCCGAGGCCGGCGCGAGCACCGGCGACGCCTGGGCGGCCGACGCCGTCCTGAAGGTCAACGCCCCGTCGACCGAGGAGATCGCCCGGCTGGGTGACGGCGCGACCCTGGTCGGCCTGCTCGCCCCGGCCCAGCGGCCCGACCTGCTGGCGGCGCTGACCGCGCGCCAGGTCACCGCGCTGTCGCTGGACGCGGTGCCGCGGATCTCGCGGGCGCAGTCGATGGACGTGCTCAGCTCGATGGCGAACATCGCCGGGTACCGCGCGGTGATCGAGGCCGCGCACGTGTTCGGGCGCTTCTTCACCGGTCAGGTGACGGCCGCCGGCAAGGTCCCCCCGGCGAAGGTCCTGGTGGCCGGGGCGGGGGTGGCGGGCCTGGCCGCCATCGGCGCGGCCTCCAGCCTGGGCGCGATCGTGCGCGCCACCGACCCGCGTCCGGAAGTCGCCGACCAGGTCAAGTCGTTGGGCGGCGAGTACCTCGCCGTCCAGGTCGCCCAGGAGGCGAGCACCGACGGCTACGCCAAGGCCACCTCCGCCGACTACGACCGCGCCGCCGCCGAGCTCTACCACGAGCAGGCGCGCGAGGTGGACATCGTCATCACCACCGCGCTGATCCCCGGCCGCCCCGCTCCGCGGTTGCTCACCGCCGCGGACGTGGCGGTGATGAAGCCCGGCAGCGTCATCGTCGACATGGCCGCCGTGCAGGGCGGCAACGTCGAGGGCACCGTGCCGGGCCGCGTGGTGGTGACCGACAACGGCGTCACGATCATCGGCTACACCGACCTCGCCGCCCGGCTGCCCGCCCAGGCCTCGCAGCTGTTCGGCACCAACCTGGTCAACCTGTTGAAGCTGCTGACGCCCGGCAAGGACGGGCGCCTGGTCATCGACTTCGACGACGTGGTCCAGCGCGCGGTGACCGTGGTGCGGGCGGGGGAGACCACCTGGCCGCCGCCGCCCGTGGCCGTCTCGGCGGCCCCCGCCGCGCAGCCGACCGTCGCCGTTCCGGCCCCCGCGGCGCCGAAGCCGCCGCGGCTCACCCCCGCGGCCCGCTTCGGCCTGATCGGCGCCGGGATGCTGGCACTGTTCGCCGTCGTCGCCTGGGCACCGGCCCAACTCGCGGAGAACTTCACGGTGTTCGCCCTCGCGGTGGTCATCGGCTACTACGTCATCGGCAAGGTGCACCACGCCCTGCACACCCCGTTGATGTCGGTGACCAATGCGATCTCCGGGATCGTGGTGATCGGCGCCCTGCTGCAGATCGGGCACGAGAGCGTGCTCGTCACCGTGCTGTCCTGCGTGGCGATCCTGCTGACCAGTGTGAACATCTTCGGTGGCTTCGCCGTCACCCGCCGCATGCTGAACATGTTCTCGACGTTCTCGACGGACCCGGAAAGGCGCTGA
- a CDS encoding lysine-2,3-aminomutase-like protein, giving the protein MVASRPIRTAKELLAQQLIEEEQLATIADVAKQYAVSITPAMHSRIVDLDDPVARQFVPSSAELVTTPEEREDPIGDDPFTPVPGITHRYPDRVLLKPVLVCPVYCRFCFRREVVGPGDSLLKEDQLKAALDYIRARPEIWEVIFTGGDPLIMSPGRLEPILRELDAIEHVKVIRFHTRVPVVDPDRVTPELVAALTLDTPVWVVVHTNHSQEIGQEARRALRLLAGSGIPLLSQTVLLKGVNDTPEALEDLFRTLIVNRVKPYYLHHGDLAVGTSHFRTTIEEGQELVRRLRGRVSGVCQPTYVLDIPGGHGKVPIGPRYLGEDGASVTDPWGVAHAYPPKAPQE; this is encoded by the coding sequence ATGGTTGCCTCGCGCCCCATCCGCACGGCCAAGGAGCTGCTGGCACAGCAACTGATCGAGGAGGAGCAGCTCGCGACGATCGCCGACGTCGCGAAGCAGTACGCGGTGAGCATCACGCCGGCCATGCACAGCCGGATCGTGGACCTGGACGATCCGGTGGCCCGGCAGTTCGTCCCCAGCAGCGCCGAACTGGTCACCACCCCGGAGGAGCGCGAGGACCCGATCGGCGACGACCCGTTCACACCGGTGCCGGGGATCACCCACCGCTACCCGGACCGGGTGCTGCTCAAGCCCGTGCTGGTCTGCCCGGTGTACTGCCGCTTCTGCTTCCGCCGGGAGGTGGTGGGCCCGGGCGACTCGCTGCTGAAAGAGGACCAGCTCAAGGCCGCGCTGGACTACATCCGCGCCCGGCCGGAGATCTGGGAGGTGATCTTCACCGGCGGCGACCCGCTCATCATGTCGCCCGGCCGCCTGGAGCCGATCCTGCGCGAGCTCGACGCGATCGAGCACGTCAAGGTGATCCGCTTCCACACCCGGGTGCCGGTCGTCGATCCGGACCGGGTGACGCCGGAGCTGGTGGCGGCACTCACGCTGGACACTCCGGTCTGGGTCGTGGTGCACACCAACCACAGCCAGGAGATCGGCCAGGAGGCGCGCCGGGCGCTGCGGCTGCTGGCCGGCTCCGGCATCCCGCTGCTCAGCCAGACGGTGCTGCTCAAGGGGGTCAACGACACGCCCGAGGCGCTGGAGGACCTCTTCCGCACCCTCATCGTGAACCGGGTCAAGCCGTACTACCTGCACCACGGCGACCTGGCCGTGGGCACCAGCCACTTCCGCACCACGATCGAGGAGGGGCAGGAGCTCGTGCGCCGGCTGCGCGGCCGGGTCTCGGGCGTCTGCCAGCCCACCTACGTGCTGGACATCCCCGGCGGCCACGGCAAGGTGCCCATCGGCCCGCGCTACCTCGGCGAGGACGGCGCCTCGGTCACCGACCCGTGGGGCGTGGCGCACGCCTACCCGCCCAAGGCCCCACAAGAGTAG
- a CDS encoding MFS transporter gives MSATIDHAPYTSFHRRLALACSGGPLLDGYILSIVGVALIGMKPELGLSTAEVSLIGAAALIGMFVGGALFGMLTDRIGREVMYTADLLVIAACSVGSFWVTDVWAIVALRFVLGMAVAADYPIATSLLAEWLPIKDRGRLLGKQIIAWYAGSVLAYVVGYLFLQLGGNGSWRWMLASSAVLCAFFLVVRRGSPESPLWLAQHGREQEAVALVRRHLGREVTAEELRGTPADGGERLDPGSLRVLFSPAYRRRTLFCCLFFLCQVAPLFAMLTFGPAILGSFGMPGGTVMDTLGTGVISLVFLLGCYPALRAIDRHGRRPTIIWSFALMMVPLVFLGVWPTAPALLALFALCAYAFLCGGPNVLDWTYPNELFPTSVRATAVGFATSASRIGAAVGTYLLPIALTGVGIGPTMLMAAALTAVGLLVSVRWAEETKGVGLQASAEAVPSPRPAEAGARTAALRT, from the coding sequence ATGTCCGCGACCATTGATCATGCCCCTTATACGTCGTTCCACCGCCGATTGGCGCTGGCCTGCTCGGGCGGGCCGTTGCTGGACGGGTACATCCTGAGCATCGTCGGAGTGGCCCTGATCGGCATGAAGCCGGAGTTGGGGCTGAGCACCGCGGAGGTGAGCCTGATCGGGGCCGCCGCGCTGATCGGGATGTTCGTCGGCGGTGCGCTGTTCGGGATGCTGACGGACCGGATCGGGCGCGAGGTGATGTACACCGCCGACCTGCTGGTGATCGCCGCCTGCTCGGTGGGCTCGTTCTGGGTGACCGACGTGTGGGCGATCGTCGCGCTGCGGTTCGTGCTGGGGATGGCGGTCGCCGCCGACTATCCGATCGCCACCTCGCTGCTCGCGGAGTGGCTGCCGATCAAGGACCGGGGCCGGCTGCTGGGCAAGCAGATCATCGCCTGGTACGCCGGTTCGGTGCTCGCCTACGTGGTCGGCTACCTCTTCCTGCAGCTGGGCGGGAACGGCAGCTGGCGCTGGATGCTGGCCAGTTCGGCGGTGCTCTGCGCGTTCTTCCTGGTGGTGCGGCGCGGCTCGCCGGAGTCGCCGCTGTGGCTGGCCCAGCACGGCCGGGAGCAGGAGGCCGTCGCGCTGGTGCGCCGTCATCTGGGACGCGAGGTGACGGCCGAGGAGCTGCGGGGGACGCCGGCCGACGGCGGCGAGCGGCTGGACCCGGGGTCGCTGCGGGTGCTGTTCAGCCCCGCCTACCGGCGCCGGACGCTCTTCTGCTGCCTCTTCTTCCTGTGCCAGGTGGCGCCGCTCTTCGCGATGCTGACCTTCGGTCCGGCCATCCTGGGCTCCTTCGGCATGCCGGGCGGCACCGTGATGGACACCCTGGGCACCGGAGTGATCAGCCTGGTCTTCCTGCTCGGCTGCTACCCGGCGCTGCGCGCCATCGACCGGCACGGGCGCCGGCCGACCATCATCTGGTCGTTCGCCCTGATGATGGTGCCGCTGGTCTTCCTCGGGGTCTGGCCGACGGCTCCGGCCCTGCTGGCGCTCTTCGCGCTCTGCGCCTACGCGTTCCTGTGCGGCGGGCCGAACGTGCTCGACTGGACCTACCCCAATGAGCTCTTCCCGACCTCGGTGCGGGCCACCGCCGTGGGCTTCGCCACCTCGGCGAGCCGGATCGGTGCGGCGGTCGGCACCTATCTGCTGCCGATCGCGCTGACCGGGGTCGGCATCGGCCCGACCATGCTGATGGCCGCCGCCCTCACCGCGGTCGGCCTGCTGGTCAGCGTGCGGTGGGCGGAGGAGACCAAGGGCGTGGGGCTGCAGGCCTCGGCGGAGGCCGTGCCCTCGCCCCGGCCGGCCGAGGCCGGCGCGAGGACAGCGGCGCTGCGGACCTGA
- a CDS encoding DMT family transporter has protein sequence MSPETTQPPGRTLVLTDTQTKSARPGSFLRRSGGTLTLIGASAIWGLWTTAEKYSLRGLPVMTVLAVSLGTATALLWLVLLRRGHRRPPRDQLRRLALLGLFEPMLGYGAIGLGLSRIQATEASILDGTEACFVVALVALVSRRPPTLRGVGGVLLGLVGVAALGGSSALLGLRAGDLLVLLGAFAAATATLITDRVVRDTDPLVATAYQFTFGLLFTVPLLVGQWIVDGRLTTPQAGPQHWLVAAAVCGAGLASAFLMYNYAVTRTPVTTAGVLLNSIPVFGIVSAVVFLGERIGAWQYVGAALVLAGIFLFSEADTDG, from the coding sequence ATGTCGCCTGAAACCACCCAGCCCCCGGGCCGGACACTGGTCCTGACGGATACTCAGACCAAGAGCGCGCGGCCCGGCTCCTTCCTGCGCCGCTCGGGCGGGACGCTGACGCTGATCGGCGCCTCGGCGATCTGGGGGCTGTGGACCACCGCCGAGAAGTACTCCCTGCGGGGGCTCCCGGTCATGACGGTGCTCGCCGTCTCGCTGGGCACCGCGACGGCGCTGCTCTGGCTCGTCCTGCTGCGCCGCGGGCACCGGCGCCCGCCCCGCGACCAGCTGCGCCGCCTCGCCCTGCTGGGCCTGTTCGAGCCGATGCTCGGGTACGGCGCCATCGGCCTCGGCCTGTCCCGGATCCAGGCGACCGAGGCGTCGATCCTGGACGGCACCGAGGCGTGCTTCGTGGTCGCGCTGGTCGCGCTGGTCAGCCGGCGGCCGCCCACCCTGCGCGGGGTCGGCGGCGTGCTGCTCGGCCTGGTCGGCGTCGCCGCCCTCGGCGGCAGCAGCGCCCTGCTGGGCCTGCGGGCCGGCGATCTGCTGGTGCTGCTCGGCGCGTTCGCGGCCGCGACGGCCACCCTGATCACCGACCGGGTGGTCCGGGACACCGACCCGCTGGTCGCCACCGCCTACCAGTTCACCTTCGGCCTGCTCTTCACCGTGCCGCTGCTGGTGGGCCAGTGGATCGTGGACGGCCGCCTGACCACGCCGCAGGCCGGCCCGCAGCACTGGCTGGTCGCGGCGGCGGTCTGCGGCGCAGGGCTGGCGAGCGCGTTCCTGATGTACAACTACGCGGTGACCCGCACCCCGGTGACCACGGCGGGGGTCCTGCTCAACAGCATCCCGGTGTTCGGGATCGTCTCCGCGGTGGTCTTCCTGGGCGAGCGCATCGGCGCGTGGCAGTACGTCGGGGCGGCGCTCGTCCTGGCGGGCATCTTCCTGTTCAGCGAGGCGGACACCGATGGCTGA
- a CDS encoding Smr/MutS family protein has protein sequence MRSLDLHPIFRNNRDIELAMRQFLFAAAQSGDPVAELIPGKGSGQLMRRVLAFLDQKHIRKLYVRRELDPRNPGRVLVHFREG, from the coding sequence ATGCGGAGCCTCGATCTGCACCCGATCTTCCGGAACAACCGTGACATCGAGCTGGCGATGCGTCAGTTCCTCTTCGCTGCCGCCCAGTCGGGCGACCCGGTCGCCGAGCTCATCCCCGGGAAGGGCTCGGGGCAGCTGATGCGGCGGGTGCTGGCGTTCCTGGACCAGAAGCACATCCGCAAGCTGTACGTGCGGCGCGAGCTGGACCCGCGGAATCCGGGTCGGGTGCTGGTGCACTTCCGGGAGGGGTGA
- a CDS encoding GlxA family transcriptional regulator, which produces MPAPLRQVVIIGYDQAELLDIACVSDTLDAANRLGAEPGYRVRLASVQGRPVRSASGLALVSQAAVEQVRGPLDTLVVAGGLGHAEAAGDPLLLQQVRRLAAGSRRVASVCTGASVLAAAGLLDGRRATTHWAYARGLAERHPKVAVDPRPLYVVDGEICTSAGVTSALDLTLALVEDDHGPELARSVARWLVTYMQRPGNQAQVSPHVQDAPPAHRLLRQVVRHIAGQLDADLSTAALAARSGVSERHLSRLFLDELGEPPARYVRAARTEAAATLLTSTALPLTAIARRCGFRSTETLRQAFQARYGTTPSAHRAALGRARWAEGPGPSGTFASGRGTGGGAA; this is translated from the coding sequence ATGCCCGCTCCGCTGCGACAGGTCGTGATCATCGGCTACGACCAGGCCGAACTGCTCGACATCGCCTGTGTCAGCGACACGCTGGACGCCGCCAACCGGCTGGGGGCCGAGCCCGGCTACCGGGTGCGGCTGGCATCGGTGCAGGGGCGGCCGGTGCGGTCGGCGAGCGGGCTGGCGCTGGTGAGTCAGGCCGCGGTCGAGCAGGTGCGCGGGCCGCTGGACACGCTGGTGGTCGCCGGTGGCCTGGGCCATGCGGAGGCGGCCGGGGATCCGCTGCTGCTGCAGCAGGTGCGCCGGCTGGCGGCGGGCAGCCGGCGGGTGGCCTCGGTGTGCACGGGGGCGAGCGTGCTGGCCGCGGCGGGGCTGCTGGACGGGCGACGGGCCACCACGCACTGGGCGTACGCGCGGGGGCTGGCCGAGCGGCACCCGAAGGTCGCGGTGGACCCGCGTCCGCTGTACGTCGTCGACGGCGAGATCTGCACCTCGGCCGGGGTGACCAGTGCCCTGGACCTGACGCTGGCCCTGGTGGAGGACGACCACGGCCCCGAGCTGGCCCGCTCGGTCGCCCGCTGGCTGGTCACCTACATGCAGCGGCCGGGCAACCAGGCCCAGGTGTCGCCCCATGTGCAGGACGCCCCGCCGGCCCACCGGCTGTTGCGCCAGGTGGTGCGCCACATCGCCGGCCAGCTGGACGCCGACCTGTCCACCGCCGCGCTCGCCGCCCGCAGCGGCGTCAGCGAGCGGCACCTGTCGCGCCTGTTCCTCGACGAGCTCGGCGAACCGCCCGCCCGCTACGTCCGCGCCGCGCGGACCGAGGCCGCGGCCACGCTGCTGACGAGCACCGCGCTGCCGCTGACCGCGATCGCCCGGCGCTGCGGGTTCCGCTCCACCGAGACGCTGCGCCAGGCGTTCCAGGCCCGGTACGGCACCACGCCCTCCGCGCACCGCGCCGCGCTGGGCCGGGCGCGGTGGGCCGAGGGTCCCGGGCCGTCCGGGACCTTCGCCTCTGGGCGGGGCACGGGGGGCGGCGCAGCATAG
- a CDS encoding SURF1 family cytochrome oxidase biogenesis protein yields the protein MLFRILMTRRWVILTLVFFAIIPAMVLLGRWQYHRYEQTNRQNVVTAAAMKAPPVAMDVVSHPGGTVPASETYRQVTATGHYDPAHEFVIRQRTAADGDTMGYYVVTPLVTDAGDTVLVNRGWVALGTDATSYPTVPPAPSGELTVTGRLRPDETFRRELSGLPDRMFMRINSSDQAARLKQPVVAGYLELVSTNPNPPAADEAELVPAPNVTTTNDDAVVGQGVHLPYAIQWWLFAALIPTGWVVLLRRDIREAREKQAADEAAAAGPAPDPDAAPEAASVPAAEPDPAPR from the coding sequence GTGCTGTTCCGAATCCTCATGACCCGACGCTGGGTGATCCTGACCCTCGTCTTCTTCGCGATCATCCCGGCGATGGTCCTGCTCGGACGATGGCAGTACCACCGCTACGAGCAGACCAACCGGCAGAACGTCGTGACCGCCGCCGCCATGAAGGCGCCGCCGGTCGCGATGGACGTCGTCTCGCACCCCGGTGGGACGGTGCCCGCCTCGGAGACGTACCGCCAGGTCACCGCGACGGGGCACTACGACCCGGCGCACGAGTTCGTGATCCGCCAGCGCACCGCGGCCGACGGCGACACGATGGGCTACTACGTGGTCACGCCGCTGGTCACCGACGCGGGTGACACGGTGCTGGTCAACCGCGGCTGGGTCGCCCTGGGGACGGACGCCACCAGCTACCCGACGGTGCCGCCGGCCCCCTCGGGCGAGCTGACCGTGACCGGCCGGCTGCGTCCCGACGAGACCTTCCGGCGCGAGCTCAGCGGACTGCCGGACCGGATGTTCATGCGGATCAACAGCAGCGACCAGGCCGCGCGCCTGAAGCAGCCGGTGGTCGCGGGCTACCTGGAGCTGGTCTCCACCAACCCCAACCCGCCGGCCGCCGACGAGGCCGAGCTGGTGCCGGCCCCCAACGTCACCACCACCAACGACGACGCGGTGGTCGGCCAGGGCGTCCACCTGCCGTACGCGATCCAGTGGTGGCTGTTCGCCGCGCTGATCCCGACCGGCTGGGTCGTGCTGCTGCGCCGCGACATCCGCGAGGCCCGCGAGAAGCAGGCCGCCGACGAAGCCGCCGCGGCCGGCCCGGCCCCCGACCCGGATGCGGCCCCCGAGGCTGCCTCCGTCCCGGCCGCCGAGCCCGACCCCGCTCCGCGTTAG